A single window of Granulicella cerasi DNA harbors:
- the leuS gene encoding leucine--tRNA ligase, with product MSSAENTAPTRPDEVRYNPAEIEPRWQQRWDADPALYRAADHTSGKPKFYCLEMLPYPSGQLHMGHVRNYSIGDALARFMRMRGFNVLHPMGWDAFGLPAENAALKNNTPPRQWTLANIEQMKVQMRRLGLGYDWEGTEIATCLPEYYRWNQWIFLKMYEKGLAYKKTSKLNWCPKCATVLANEQVVGGCCWRHEDTLVEQREMEQWFLRITAYADELLTGLDQLPGWPEKVRTMQRNWIGKSEGTEVTFAIDQCTDNMTVTVFTTRVDTIYGATSIQLAPEHPIVKHWASFDEALAPQVEQMIAQQQAAKEAGDIGNIEKHGVFTGRHAVNPFTGEKLPVWVANYILADYGTGAIMSVPAHDERDFEFATKYGLPIKRVLAPALSGGADDNTGDLELPYTAEEEAVLINSGEFTGEPALEAQEKMGKHAEAKGFGKRTTTFRLKDWGVSRQRYWGTPIPVIYCEEHGAVAVPESQLPVLLPENIEITQQGGSPLAKVPEFVNVPCPTCGKPARRETDTMDTFVDSSWYFYRYTDAHNSSAPFDSAKANYWFPIDQYIGGVEHAILHLIYSRFWTKVMRDLELIKNDEPATRLFTQGMVIKDGAKMSKSKGNVVSPDEMIGRYGADATRMYALFAAPPDRDLEWQEEGVAGVARFLARVYRLAVKYTPIIKSAQHAHGDEIAPSAFAAQSEAGTKLLRTLHQTIAKITEDFSGRWHFNTCIAAIMILVNEISGAEQAIDAGEVAPATLAELFHTLTLIIAPFAAFLAAELWEMLGGKGLILDAPWPIANAELAKESELEIPVQANGKLIVVIKVAADADEETIKATALADEKVQQRLEGKQLVKTLVIKGKLVNLVLK from the coding sequence ATGAGTTCTGCTGAAAACACCGCGCCGACGCGCCCCGACGAAGTCCGTTACAACCCCGCCGAGATCGAACCCCGCTGGCAGCAGCGCTGGGACGCCGACCCGGCCCTTTATCGCGCCGCCGACCACACCTCCGGCAAGCCGAAGTTCTACTGCCTTGAAATGCTGCCGTACCCCTCCGGCCAGCTCCACATGGGCCACGTGCGCAACTACTCCATCGGCGATGCGCTTGCCCGCTTCATGCGCATGCGCGGCTTCAACGTGCTGCACCCCATGGGCTGGGACGCCTTCGGCCTGCCCGCAGAAAACGCCGCGCTGAAGAACAACACGCCGCCGCGCCAGTGGACGCTCGCCAACATTGAGCAGATGAAGGTGCAGATGCGCCGCCTCGGCCTCGGCTACGACTGGGAAGGCACCGAGATCGCCACCTGCCTGCCCGAGTACTACCGCTGGAACCAGTGGATCTTCCTGAAGATGTACGAGAAGGGCCTGGCGTACAAGAAGACCTCCAAGCTGAACTGGTGCCCGAAGTGCGCGACCGTTTTGGCGAACGAGCAGGTCGTCGGCGGTTGCTGCTGGCGCCATGAGGACACGCTCGTCGAGCAGCGCGAAATGGAGCAGTGGTTCCTGCGCATCACTGCGTACGCGGACGAGTTGCTGACCGGCCTTGACCAGCTGCCCGGCTGGCCCGAGAAGGTGCGCACCATGCAGCGCAACTGGATCGGCAAGAGCGAAGGCACGGAAGTGACCTTCGCCATCGACCAGTGCACGGACAACATGACCGTGACGGTCTTCACTACGCGCGTCGATACGATCTACGGCGCCACCTCGATCCAGCTCGCGCCCGAGCATCCGATCGTGAAGCACTGGGCCTCGTTTGATGAAGCGCTCGCGCCGCAGGTCGAGCAGATGATCGCGCAGCAGCAGGCCGCGAAGGAAGCGGGCGACATCGGCAACATCGAGAAGCATGGCGTCTTCACCGGCCGCCACGCGGTCAACCCGTTCACGGGCGAGAAGCTCCCCGTCTGGGTCGCGAACTACATCCTCGCCGACTACGGCACGGGCGCGATCATGAGCGTGCCTGCGCACGACGAGCGCGATTTTGAGTTCGCCACGAAGTACGGCCTGCCGATCAAGCGCGTCCTCGCGCCGGCGCTCTCTGGCGGTGCGGACGACAACACCGGCGACCTCGAACTGCCGTACACGGCTGAAGAAGAAGCCGTGCTCATCAACTCCGGTGAGTTCACCGGCGAGCCCGCGCTTGAAGCGCAGGAGAAGATGGGCAAGCACGCCGAGGCGAAGGGCTTCGGCAAGCGCACCACGACCTTCCGCCTGAAGGACTGGGGCGTCTCGCGTCAGCGTTACTGGGGCACGCCGATCCCCGTCATCTACTGCGAAGAGCACGGCGCTGTCGCTGTGCCGGAGTCGCAACTCCCCGTGCTGTTGCCGGAGAACATCGAGATCACGCAGCAGGGCGGCTCGCCGCTCGCGAAGGTGCCTGAGTTCGTCAACGTGCCTTGCCCGACCTGCGGCAAGCCTGCGCGTCGCGAGACCGACACGATGGACACCTTCGTCGACTCAAGCTGGTACTTCTATCGCTACACGGACGCGCACAATAGCAGCGCGCCGTTCGACTCCGCGAAGGCCAACTACTGGTTCCCCATCGACCAGTACATCGGCGGCGTCGAGCACGCGATTCTGCACCTCATCTACTCGCGCTTCTGGACGAAGGTGATGCGCGACCTCGAGCTGATCAAGAATGACGAGCCCGCCACGCGTCTCTTCACGCAGGGCATGGTCATCAAAGACGGCGCGAAGATGTCGAAGTCCAAGGGCAACGTCGTCTCTCCCGATGAGATGATCGGCCGCTACGGCGCGGATGCGACGCGTATGTACGCGCTCTTCGCCGCACCGCCGGACCGCGATCTCGAGTGGCAGGAAGAAGGCGTCGCTGGCGTCGCTCGTTTCCTTGCGCGCGTCTATCGCCTCGCCGTGAAGTACACGCCAATCATCAAGTCGGCCCAGCACGCGCACGGTGATGAGATCGCTCCGTCGGCCTTTGCCGCGCAAAGCGAAGCAGGCACCAAGCTGCTGCGCACGCTGCACCAGACGATCGCGAAGATCACCGAAGACTTCTCCGGGCGCTGGCACTTCAACACCTGCATCGCGGCGATCATGATCCTCGTCAACGAGATCAGCGGTGCGGAGCAGGCCATCGACGCAGGCGAAGTCGCCCCGGCAACGCTGGCTGAACTCTTCCACACGCTCACGCTGATCATCGCTCCGTTTGCTGCGTTTCTCGCTGCAGAACTCTGGGAGATGCTCGGCGGCAAGGGCTTGATCCTCGACGCACCGTGGCCCATTGCGAACGCCGAACTCGCCAAGGAGAGCGAGCTTGAGATCCCCGTGCAGGCGAACGGCAAGCTCATCGTCGTCATCAAGGTCGCAGCGGACGCCGACGAGGAAACCATCAAGGCCACCGCACTCGCCGACGAGAAAGTGCAGCAGCGCCTCGAAGGTAAGCAGCTCGTGAAGACGCTCGTCATCAAGGGCAAGCTCGTCAACCTCGTCCTGAAGTAA
- the guaA gene encoding glutamine-hydrolyzing GMP synthase has product MSTPTTSTIVILDFGSQYTQLIARRIREFNVFSVVLPCTTPLEKVLELQPKGIILSGGPSSVYDDAAPKADPAVLATGLPLLGICYGLQFMTHHLGGNVVPAPAREYGHAEVEVLQQSALFHGLPQTIDVWMSHGDHAETLAPGFQIIAQTKNAIAALANEDRRMWAVQFHPEVAHTRQGMELLKNFVVNICGAEQNWTPAHFIETTVARIREQVGPAGHAICALSGGVDSSVAAVLVSKAIGDRLTCVFVNNGVLRKDEFEKVQRTMREDLHLNLIAVDSSERFLSKLAGVTDPEKKRKIIGNEFIAVFDDESKKIFEAEKSAGEEIAWLVQGTLYPDVIESASVHGPSHVIKSHHNVGGLPEDMKLKLIEPLRDLFKDEVRRIGRDLDMPAEILERQPFPGPGLAVRILGEVSSDRVAILQEADAICTEEIKKAGLYRQLWQSFAVLLPVKTVGVMGDQRTYAYTCAIRAVESEDGMTADWAPLPYEVLRSISSRIVSEVHGINRVVYDITSKPPGTIEWE; this is encoded by the coding sequence GTGAGCACGCCGACCACTTCCACCATCGTTATCCTCGATTTTGGCTCGCAGTACACGCAGTTGATCGCCCGCCGCATCCGCGAATTCAACGTTTTCAGCGTCGTTCTGCCTTGCACCACGCCGCTTGAAAAAGTTCTCGAGCTGCAGCCCAAGGGCATCATTCTCTCGGGCGGTCCGTCCAGCGTCTATGACGATGCCGCGCCCAAGGCCGACCCCGCTGTCCTCGCGACCGGCCTGCCGCTGCTCGGCATCTGCTACGGCCTGCAGTTCATGACGCACCACCTCGGCGGCAACGTCGTCCCCGCACCTGCGCGTGAGTACGGCCACGCTGAAGTCGAAGTGCTGCAGCAAAGCGCTCTCTTCCACGGCCTGCCGCAGACCATCGACGTCTGGATGTCGCACGGCGATCACGCCGAAACTCTCGCACCGGGATTCCAGATCATCGCGCAGACGAAGAACGCTATCGCCGCGCTTGCCAACGAGGATCGTCGCATGTGGGCCGTGCAGTTCCACCCCGAGGTCGCGCACACGCGCCAAGGCATGGAGCTGCTGAAGAACTTCGTCGTCAACATCTGCGGCGCCGAGCAGAACTGGACGCCCGCACACTTCATCGAAACCACCGTTGCACGCATCCGCGAGCAGGTCGGCCCCGCCGGCCACGCCATCTGCGCGCTGAGCGGCGGCGTTGATTCGTCGGTCGCTGCGGTGCTCGTCTCGAAGGCGATCGGCGATCGCCTCACCTGCGTCTTCGTCAACAACGGCGTGCTGCGTAAGGATGAGTTTGAGAAGGTGCAGCGCACTATGCGCGAAGACCTTCACCTGAACCTCATCGCCGTTGACTCGTCGGAGCGCTTCCTCTCGAAGCTCGCCGGCGTCACCGACCCTGAGAAGAAACGCAAGATCATCGGCAACGAATTTATCGCGGTCTTCGATGACGAGTCGAAGAAGATCTTTGAAGCGGAGAAGTCCGCAGGCGAAGAGATTGCCTGGCTCGTGCAGGGCACGCTCTACCCCGATGTCATCGAATCGGCCAGTGTTCATGGGCCTTCGCACGTCATCAAGTCGCACCACAACGTCGGCGGCTTGCCCGAGGACATGAAGCTCAAGCTCATCGAGCCGCTGCGCGATCTGTTCAAGGACGAGGTGCGCCGCATCGGTCGCGACCTCGACATGCCTGCCGAAATCCTCGAGCGCCAGCCGTTCCCCGGCCCCGGTCTCGCGGTGCGCATCCTCGGCGAGGTCTCGTCCGACCGCGTGGCGATTCTGCAGGAGGCCGACGCGATCTGCACGGAAGAGATCAAGAAGGCTGGGCTCTATCGCCAGCTTTGGCAGAGCTTTGCGGTGCTGCTGCCGGTGAAGACCGTCGGCGTGATGGGCGACCAGCGCACGTACGCGTACACCTGCGCGATCCGCGCCGTGGAGAGTGAAGACGGCATGACCGCCGACTGGGCTCCACTGCCGTACGAGGTGCTACGCAGCATCTCCAGCCGCATCGTCAGCGAAGTGCACGGCATCAACCGCGTGGTGTACGACATCACCTCGAAGCCGCCGGGAACGATTGAGTGGGAGTAA
- a CDS encoding POTRA domain-containing protein, protein MSLQKKLSLLSLSACFVVAPAFAQTWVCKRVEFKNPGTFSQAQLEAAAGLHPGMSFTVQSLTDAAQKLADTGFFDNVTAGVTGTPTNRGAEFVLKPTDVSQYLPLGFENLVWLTPEEVQAAIRAKLPLYNGRLMEGSTQLDDVDVALVAALAAKGVQAKVVHDTAEPTLVHPVRVVEYRVSKPQLTVENVKLGGVTTALVPLLQKSVNATAHKPYNAGLGGDVTSEVILLPLRDAGYAKASLSDVSLEPPTAVGNHMGVVLHATLAAGDVYKIGAVNFAGTPLMSSEDFAKGVKLHAGDVASEKLLRESLKPLDDAYRSKGYMDVVIVATPTFDEAAKTVSYAVAVTPGEVYKLNKANTDGLDPKAQADFDKYFKVKQGDAFDSVYVSGFIKNNTAIASLAPYTGTWKTIAYPATHTVDVYLSFFQSGRKVQTITVR, encoded by the coding sequence ATGTCCCTCCAAAAGAAGCTGTCCCTGCTGAGTCTTTCGGCCTGCTTTGTTGTTGCTCCTGCGTTTGCGCAGACGTGGGTTTGTAAGCGCGTGGAGTTCAAGAATCCCGGAACGTTTTCGCAAGCGCAACTGGAGGCCGCCGCAGGGCTGCATCCCGGCATGAGCTTCACCGTGCAGTCGTTGACCGACGCCGCGCAGAAGCTCGCCGACACAGGCTTTTTCGACAACGTGACCGCAGGCGTGACCGGTACGCCCACCAATCGCGGCGCGGAGTTTGTGCTGAAGCCGACGGATGTGTCGCAGTATCTGCCGCTGGGGTTTGAGAACCTCGTGTGGCTCACGCCGGAAGAGGTGCAAGCAGCGATTCGCGCGAAGCTGCCGCTCTACAACGGTCGCCTGATGGAAGGCAGTACGCAGCTTGATGATGTGGATGTCGCATTGGTGGCCGCGCTCGCCGCGAAGGGCGTGCAGGCAAAGGTGGTGCACGACACCGCCGAGCCGACGCTCGTGCATCCAGTACGCGTGGTGGAGTATCGCGTGAGTAAGCCGCAGCTGACGGTGGAGAACGTGAAGCTCGGCGGCGTGACGACGGCGCTTGTACCGCTGCTGCAGAAGTCCGTGAACGCGACGGCGCATAAGCCGTACAACGCAGGTTTAGGCGGTGATGTAACGAGCGAAGTCATTCTGCTGCCGCTGCGAGATGCAGGCTATGCGAAGGCGTCGCTGAGTGACGTGTCTCTGGAGCCGCCGACGGCGGTGGGCAACCACATGGGTGTGGTCCTGCACGCGACCCTGGCTGCGGGCGATGTGTACAAGATCGGCGCGGTGAACTTTGCGGGCACGCCCCTGATGTCTAGCGAGGATTTCGCCAAGGGCGTGAAGCTCCACGCAGGTGATGTTGCGAGCGAGAAGCTGCTGCGTGAATCGCTCAAGCCACTCGATGACGCGTATCGCAGCAAGGGATACATGGATGTCGTGATCGTCGCGACGCCTACATTCGATGAAGCCGCGAAGACGGTGAGCTACGCGGTCGCGGTGACACCGGGCGAAGTGTACAAACTCAATAAGGCGAACACCGACGGGCTCGACCCGAAGGCGCAGGCTGACTTCGACAAGTATTTCAAGGTGAAGCAGGGTGATGCGTTCGACTCGGTGTACGTCAGCGGATTCATCAAGAACAATACGGCCATCGCTTCCCTCGCGCCTTACACCGGAACGTGGAAGACGATCGCGTATCCCGCGACGCATACGGTGGACGTGTATCTTTCGTTCTTCCAGAGCGGGCGCAAAGTGCAGACGATTACGGTGCGGTAA
- a CDS encoding anthranilate synthase component II translates to MVFVLDNYDSFTYNLVQYIGELAPGEEIVVRRNDELTPDEIIALRPDRILLSPGPCTPQEAGQLIPLIQRLAELPKSEQIPTLGVCLGHQAIGAAFGGEVVRAPNLMHGKTSAIAHNNAGVFAGIPEPMTCTRYHSLIVREESLPDTLEITARVADDGTAPDPGTIMALRHKTLPIEGVQFHPESVLTDHGKQLMANFLKQK, encoded by the coding sequence ATGGTCTTCGTTCTCGACAACTACGACAGCTTCACCTACAACCTCGTGCAGTACATCGGCGAGCTTGCCCCCGGCGAAGAAATCGTCGTGCGTCGCAACGACGAGCTGACGCCTGACGAGATCATCGCCCTGCGCCCGGACCGCATTCTGCTCTCGCCCGGCCCGTGCACGCCGCAGGAGGCAGGGCAGTTGATCCCGCTCATCCAGCGCCTCGCGGAGCTGCCGAAGAGCGAGCAGATCCCCACGCTCGGCGTCTGCCTCGGGCATCAAGCCATCGGTGCGGCGTTTGGCGGCGAAGTCGTCCGCGCGCCGAACCTCATGCACGGCAAGACCTCGGCCATCGCGCACAACAACGCAGGTGTCTTCGCTGGCATTCCCGAGCCGATGACCTGCACGCGCTACCACTCGCTCATCGTGCGCGAGGAGTCGCTGCCGGACACGCTCGAGATCACCGCGCGCGTGGCTGACGATGGCACAGCGCCGGACCCCGGCACGATCATGGCGCTGCGCCACAAGACACTGCCCATCGAGGGCGTGCAGTTTCACCCGGAGTCCGTGCTCACCGACCACGGCAAGCAGTTGATGGCGAATTTCCTCAAGCAGAAGTAG
- a CDS encoding nuclease, producing the protein MRDREYLILVALALVSLPLRAQQPMASMNLADAKLTGTMDVHSPRTTLMGNASIVALDHTAPLDLARGGVALVCSTSELRLMHSGPGDGLLFGLNRGAMELHGGASIADVVLTPDIRFSMATPGHYDLRIRVTRSGDTCVENRGKEAPVLMLSSAFGDATYRILPDQHVLFEHGNLREVVDKERSSCGCPNSAPPQQLAANATPAQRAAAAHPFPEAESQGLTAASDQPAVVADQTATISYNANGGTIQTNPVPPPIEKPAGSAAPRKPGFFGAIGHFFARLFSSDDAK; encoded by the coding sequence ATGCGCGATCGCGAATACCTCATCCTCGTGGCTCTCGCGCTCGTCTCGCTGCCCCTTCGCGCCCAGCAGCCGATGGCTTCCATGAACCTCGCCGATGCGAAGCTCACGGGCACCATGGATGTTCATTCGCCGCGCACGACGCTCATGGGCAACGCCAGCATTGTCGCGCTCGACCACACCGCGCCCCTCGATCTCGCGCGCGGCGGCGTAGCACTCGTCTGCTCCACCTCTGAGCTGCGCCTGATGCACTCCGGACCTGGGGACGGCTTGCTCTTCGGCCTCAACCGAGGAGCGATGGAACTCCACGGCGGCGCCTCGATCGCCGACGTCGTTCTCACGCCGGACATCCGCTTCAGCATGGCGACCCCCGGCCACTACGATCTCCGCATCCGCGTCACGCGCTCCGGCGATACCTGCGTCGAAAACCGAGGCAAGGAAGCGCCCGTGCTCATGCTCTCTTCGGCCTTCGGTGACGCCACCTACCGCATCCTGCCCGACCAGCATGTGCTCTTTGAGCACGGCAATCTGCGCGAGGTCGTCGACAAGGAGCGCAGCTCCTGCGGCTGCCCGAACTCCGCGCCGCCGCAACAACTCGCGGCCAATGCGACCCCGGCGCAACGTGCCGCCGCGGCGCACCCGTTTCCAGAGGCCGAAAGCCAGGGGCTGACCGCTGCCTCGGATCAGCCTGCGGTCGTCGCCGACCAGACCGCGACGATCAGCTACAACGCCAACGGCGGCACCATCCAGACAAATCCCGTTCCGCCGCCCATCGAGAAGCCCGCAGGCTCTGCGGCGCCGAGGAAGCCCGGCTTCTTCGGCGCAATCGGCCACTTCTTCGCTCGCCTCTTCTCCAGCGACGACGCGAAGTAA
- the glmS gene encoding glutamine--fructose-6-phosphate transaminase (isomerizing): MCGIVGYIGPKPCVPVIMEGLARLEYRGYDSAGIAVAGGGHPLQLRRAPGKLRNLDAILAKDPVEGTYGIGHTRWATHGRPTEENAHPHRDGTGTLVVVHNGIVENYLKLKNDLIAKGHKFSSETDTEIIAHVIQDELEIAAGMPERLTNTDAADSNTSQAVIMGALPQSLPLEEAVRRAVKRLTGAFAIGVLSAAEPDKMVAARMGPPAVLGLGDGEFFLASDVPGILHHTRDIYFLQDGEVAVLTKQGITLTDFDAQPKTLTPQRITWDPIQAEKAGYKHFMLKEIDEQPRAVRDTTLGRVSLDTGKVFLPDMKITDDEFRAATGITIAACGTSWHAGLAGKFMIERLARLPVDVDYASEYRYRDPIPNPSELGLLITQSGETADTIAAQQELIAKGSKTLAICNVVGSAVTRLAAGVITTNAGPEIGVASTKAFTAQLTALFTLALHLAQVRSTVTPEQSLHLVTELAAVPGKIETILRSVDDQCCDLAKIYGNARDFLFLGRGIHYPIALEGALKLKEISYIHAEGYPAGEMKHGPNALIDESLPVVCIATQDPTDPSSVLKYEKTLSNIQEVTARSGRVIAIAIEGDEHIGQLVEHVIYIPQSHELLLPILEVVPLQLLAYHIAVRRGCDVDQPRNLAKSVTVE, encoded by the coding sequence ATGTGTGGAATCGTCGGTTACATCGGTCCGAAGCCCTGCGTCCCCGTCATCATGGAAGGCCTTGCGCGCCTCGAATACCGCGGCTATGACTCCGCGGGCATCGCCGTCGCTGGCGGCGGCCATCCGCTCCAGCTCCGCCGCGCTCCGGGCAAGCTCCGCAACCTCGACGCCATCCTCGCCAAGGACCCGGTCGAAGGCACCTACGGCATCGGCCACACTCGCTGGGCCACCCACGGCCGCCCCACCGAGGAGAACGCCCACCCGCACCGCGACGGCACCGGCACCCTCGTCGTCGTGCACAACGGCATCGTCGAAAACTACCTCAAGCTCAAGAACGACCTCATCGCCAAGGGCCACAAGTTCTCGTCCGAAACCGACACCGAGATCATCGCGCACGTCATTCAGGACGAGCTTGAAATCGCCGCAGGCATGCCCGAGCGCCTGACCAACACCGACGCCGCCGACTCCAACACCTCGCAGGCCGTCATCATGGGCGCGCTGCCGCAGAGCCTGCCGCTCGAAGAAGCCGTGCGCCGCGCCGTCAAGCGCCTCACCGGAGCCTTCGCCATCGGCGTGCTTTCGGCGGCTGAGCCGGACAAGATGGTCGCCGCGCGCATGGGGCCGCCCGCCGTGCTCGGCCTCGGCGACGGCGAGTTCTTCCTCGCCTCCGACGTCCCCGGCATCCTCCACCACACTCGCGACATTTACTTCCTGCAGGACGGCGAAGTCGCCGTGCTCACCAAGCAGGGCATCACCCTCACCGACTTCGACGCGCAGCCCAAAACGCTCACCCCGCAGCGCATCACCTGGGACCCCATCCAGGCCGAAAAGGCTGGCTACAAGCACTTCATGCTCAAGGAGATCGACGAGCAGCCGCGCGCCGTCCGCGACACCACCCTCGGCCGCGTCTCGCTCGACACCGGCAAGGTCTTCCTGCCGGACATGAAGATCACGGACGACGAATTCCGCGCGGCGACAGGCATCACCATCGCCGCCTGCGGCACCTCTTGGCACGCCGGCCTTGCGGGCAAGTTCATGATCGAGCGCCTCGCCCGCCTACCGGTGGACGTCGACTACGCCAGCGAATACCGCTACCGCGACCCCATCCCGAACCCCTCCGAGCTCGGCCTGCTCATCACGCAGTCGGGCGAAACCGCCGACACCATCGCCGCGCAGCAGGAGCTCATCGCCAAAGGCTCGAAGACCCTCGCCATCTGCAACGTCGTCGGCTCAGCCGTCACGCGTCTGGCCGCAGGCGTCATCACCACCAACGCCGGCCCCGAGATCGGCGTAGCTTCCACCAAGGCCTTCACCGCGCAGCTTACCGCGCTCTTCACGTTGGCGCTGCACCTCGCGCAGGTCCGCAGCACGGTCACGCCGGAGCAGTCGCTCCACCTCGTCACCGAACTAGCCGCGGTCCCCGGCAAGATCGAAACCATCCTCCGCTCGGTGGACGACCAGTGCTGCGACCTGGCGAAGATCTACGGCAACGCCCGCGACTTCCTCTTCCTCGGCCGCGGCATCCACTACCCCATCGCGCTCGAAGGCGCGCTCAAGCTCAAGGAAATCAGCTACATCCACGCTGAAGGCTACCCCGCCGGCGAGATGAAGCACGGCCCCAACGCCCTCATCGACGAGTCCTTGCCTGTCGTCTGCATTGCGACGCAGGACCCCACCGACCCCAGCTCCGTCCTCAAGTACGAGAAGACCCTCTCGAACATCCAGGAGGTCACGGCCCGCAGCGGCCGCGTCATCGCCATCGCCATCGAGGGTGACGAGCACATCGGCCAGCTCGTCGAGCACGTCATCTACATCCCACAGAGCCACGAACTCCTCCTCCCCATCCTGGAAGTCGTCCCCCTGCAACTGCTGGCGTATCACATCGCCGTCCGCCGCGGCTGCGACGTCGACCAGCCGAGAAACCTTGCTAAGAGCGTGACGGTGGAATAA
- a CDS encoding phage tail protein: protein MPTNPEFPTTPLPYNPYRNFKFLLQCEGRYVAGVSRVSGLTRETEVEPHAAGTVKLATGQSSYATIALERGVTHDAEFAQWANKVWDYKNTSAAGQATSLAEFRKDLVLEVYNEAGQKVLAYDLFHCWPSEFTALPELDGMANAVVIQRLVLQNEGWKLYTAAAG from the coding sequence ATGCCGACGAACCCTGAGTTCCCCACCACGCCGCTACCCTACAATCCGTATCGCAACTTCAAGTTCCTGCTGCAGTGCGAGGGTCGCTACGTGGCAGGCGTCTCGCGCGTCAGCGGCCTCACGCGCGAGACCGAGGTGGAGCCTCACGCCGCAGGTACGGTGAAGCTAGCGACAGGACAGAGTTCTTACGCGACGATCGCGCTGGAGCGCGGCGTGACTCACGATGCGGAGTTCGCGCAGTGGGCGAACAAGGTGTGGGATTACAAGAATACGTCCGCCGCCGGGCAAGCGACTTCACTGGCGGAGTTCCGCAAAGACCTCGTGCTGGAGGTCTACAACGAAGCCGGGCAGAAGGTGCTCGCCTACGACCTCTTCCACTGCTGGCCGTCGGAGTTCACGGCGCTGCCAGAGTTAGATGGAATGGCGAACGCTGTGGTGATTCAGAGGTTGGTGCTGCAGAACGAGGGGTGGAAGCTTTATACAGCAGCGGCGGGCTAG
- a CDS encoding putative phage abortive infection protein — protein sequence MWGKSKSSGERHSFSLSNLEPVVEALLLVIGAGAVFGVFFVPAVRHWIPLAPDFAAKLGEFSSGFFGPIFSLISIVLLVYTLRQQRASVVQQGFANKYFVMLEIHRENANQIIWHGNRGRRVFVLMVRELRSAIPYIQLIARDQGRSLTQRQIIHIAYYCFFYGVGPSSSRTLTMALKQHFDLALIEEIEHTLGDPAIKQEIRRQREFDFEPFRGHQSRLGHYYRHLYQLVNFVDEQDASVDKYDYVRTVRAQFSTHEQALLLLNSMCPLGATWWKRRFITRYKLVRNLPMNFFDKDTELNVEAMFDKDYFEWQDKD from the coding sequence ATGTGGGGCAAGTCAAAATCGTCCGGCGAGCGACATAGCTTTTCGCTCTCCAACCTCGAGCCTGTGGTGGAGGCGCTGCTGCTCGTCATCGGCGCCGGAGCCGTCTTCGGCGTCTTCTTCGTCCCCGCCGTCCGCCACTGGATCCCACTCGCGCCCGACTTCGCCGCCAAACTCGGCGAGTTCTCCTCCGGCTTCTTCGGCCCCATCTTCTCGCTCATCAGCATCGTGCTGCTGGTCTACACGCTGCGCCAACAGCGCGCCTCCGTCGTGCAGCAGGGCTTCGCCAACAAGTACTTTGTGATGCTGGAGATTCACCGCGAAAACGCCAACCAGATCATCTGGCACGGCAACCGCGGCCGCCGTGTCTTCGTGCTCATGGTGCGCGAGCTCCGCAGCGCCATCCCGTACATCCAGCTGATCGCCCGCGACCAGGGCCGGTCGCTCACCCAGCGGCAGATCATCCACATCGCGTATTACTGCTTCTTCTACGGAGTCGGCCCCAGCTCCTCGCGCACGCTCACCATGGCGCTCAAGCAGCACTTCGACCTCGCCCTCATCGAAGAGATCGAGCACACCCTCGGCGACCCGGCCATCAAGCAGGAGATCCGCCGCCAGCGCGAGTTCGACTTCGAACCCTTCCGCGGCCACCAGTCGCGCCTCGGCCACTACTACCGGCACCTGTACCAACTGGTGAACTTCGTCGACGAGCAGGACGCGAGCGTGGACAAGTACGACTACGTCCGCACGGTGCGCGCGCAGTTCTCCACGCACGAGCAGGCCCTGCTGCTGTTGAACAGCATGTGCCCATTAGGCGCCACCTGGTGGAAGCGCCGCTTCATCACCCGCTACAAACTCGTCCGCAACCTGCCCATGAACTTCTTCGACAAAGACACCGAACTCAACGTCGAAGCGATGTTCGACAAGGATTACTTCGAGTGGCAGGACAAGGATTAA